A region from the Corylus avellana chromosome ca7, CavTom2PMs-1.0 genome encodes:
- the LOC132188366 gene encoding pentatricopeptide repeat-containing protein At2g46050, mitochondrial, protein MLSKCRSSSIPTVHFKRQFFFPPIPFSAQTSQTAPKREDPSHGTYSPLPLSRLRAKMTVSESTQFTDPRSAHSFCSDALKVSAKMGFLPEGKQLHAHMIKLGLYNVLSSQNHILNVYVRCKELNDAQRLFGEMRVRNVVSWNTLICGVVDCSINNRSNLYLGFSYFRRMLLEKVGPDYITFNSMFRACIELDDAVIGRELHCFMMKVGFNSSSFVGSALVNLYAKCGLVEDARRAFDDVLSRDLVLWNVMVSCYVSNCLVEEALGVFNLMRLGGLKGDEFTFSSLLSLCGALGSCKLGKQIHGLIVRKSFDLDVQVASVLVDMYAKSENIVDARKAFDRMAVRNVVSWNTMIVAYGHCGDGKEAMKLLREMIRADFCLNELTLSSILSSCGNLSATSEIMQIHAFTVKFGFQLVVSISNALIHAYSKCGSILGAYECFRSVLEPDLVTWTSIVCAYAFHGLAREATSLFEKMLSYGMRPDPIIFLGVLSACSHGGLVKEGLHYFNLMTNYYQIVPHSEHYTCLTDLLGRAGLLDEAFDVLTLMPEPGPNTLGAFIGACKVHKNVELAKWAAEKLFALEPNKPVNYTLMSNMYASERSWLDVAGVRKMMRDRCDSKVPGYSWVEIAGHVHTFVSSDKSHPQSVEVYTMLGKLLRLMKEENSIFSM, encoded by the coding sequence ATGCTGTCCAAATGCCGTTCATCTTCAATCCCCACCGTCCATTTCAAACGACAGTTCTTCTTCCCGCCAATCCCTTTCTCAGCTCAAACCAGCCAAACTGCCCCAAAACGCGAAGACCCATCTCACGGAACCTACTCGCCTCTCCCTCTGAGCCGACTCAGAGCCAAAATGACTGTTTCCGAGTCGACCCAATTCACCGATCCTCGCTCAGCCCATTCTTTTTGCTCCGACGCCCTCAAAGTCTCAGCCAAAATGGGTTTTCTTCCCGAAGGAAAACAACTACATGCTCATATGATAAAGTTGGGATTGTATAACGTGTTGTCCTcgcaaaatcatattttgaATGTTTATGTCAGATGCAAGGAGCTCAATGACGCACAGAGACTGTTCGGTGAAATGCGTGTGAGAAACGTGGTGTCGTGGAACACTCTGATTTGTGGTGTTGTTGACTGTAGTATCAATAATAGATCGAATCTGTATCTgggtttttcttattttaggaGAATGCTGTTGGAAAAGGTGGGGCCAGATTATATAACTTTTAACAGTATGTTTCGTGCATGCATTGAGTTGGATGATGCTGTGATTGGTAGAGAATTGCATTGTTTCATGATGAAAGTGGGGTTTAACTCGAGTAGTTTTGTTGGTAGTGCTCTTGTCAATTTGTATGCAAAATGTGGCTTGGTGGAAGATGCGAGGCGGGCTTTTGATGATGTTTTGTCTAGAGATTTGGTTTTGTGGAATGTGATGGTGTCGTGCTATGTTTCAAATTGTTTGGTTGAAGAGGCTCTTGGGGTCTTCAATTTGATGCGGTTGGGAGGTTTGAAGGGAGATGAGTTTACATTTAGTAGCCTGCTGAGTCTTTGTGGTGCTTTGGGATCTTGTAAGTTGGGAAAGCAGATCCATGGCCTCATTGTTAGAAAGTCATTTGACTTAGATGTTCAAGTGGCGAGTGTGCTCGTTGATATGTATGCAAAGAGTGAAAATATAGTTGATGCTCGCAAGGCTTTTGATAGGATGGCCGTTAGAAATGTTGTGTCTTGGAACACTATGATCGTGGCCTATGGACATTGTGGAGATGGAAAGGAGGCTATGAAACTTCTCCGGGAAATGATCCGAGCAGATTTCTGTCTTAATGAATTAACTCTTTCTAGCATCCTTAGTTCATGTGGCAACTTGTCAGCCACTAGTGAAATTATGCAGATCCACGCTTTCACTGTTAAGTTTGGGTTTCAATTAGTTGTATCAATTTCAAATGCTCTGATACATGCGTACTCCAAGTGTGGTAGCATCCTTGGTGCATATGAATGTTTTAGATCTGTTTTGGAGCCTGATCTTGTTACATGGACCTCGATTGTATGTGCATATGCGTTCCATGGTCTTGCCAGAGAAGCTACGAGCTTATTTGAGAAGATGTTATCTTATGGCATGAGGCCAGATCCAATCATTTTTCTTGGGGTTCTCTCTGCCTGTAGCCACGGGGGGCTAGTAAAAGAGGGGCTTCATTACTTCAATTTAATGACAAATTACTACCAAATTGTTCCACACTCGGAGCATTATACCTGTCTTACTGACCTTCTTGGTCGAGCTGGTCTTTTGGACGAGGCATTTGATGTTTTGACCTTAATGCCGGAACCTGGGCCGAACACCTTGGGTGCGTTCATTGGGGCATGCAAAGTCCATAAAAATGTGGAATTGGCAAAGTGGGCTGCAGAAAAGCTATTTGCATTAGAGCCAAACAAGCCCGTGAATTATACTTTAATGTCTAACATGTATGCTTCTGAAAGAAGTTGGCTTGATGTGGCAGGAGTACGCAAAATGATGAGGGACAGATGTGATTCTAAAGTTCCGGGTTATAGCTGGGTGGAGATTGCTGGTCATGTTCATACGTTTGTGTCAAGTGATAAATCCCACCCACAATCTGTTGAGGTGTATACTATGTTAGGAAAATTGCTTAGGTTGATGAAGGAGGAAAATTCCATATTTTCCATGTAA
- the LOC132186962 gene encoding G-type lectin S-receptor-like serine/threonine-protein kinase SD2-2, with the protein MSPPPNILTLAALFLSLLTLISAARSALNGIVLVRGSSTILSENGTFRLGFFSTNNEPNWYLGIWFTAVPTKTFVWVANRENPTRNLGTSSFELTGSGRLAVKESENLTVWQSTNGEFSTDARFLDNGNLVLFTRDGTVAWQSFDHPTDTWLPGMNLTRDLFLTSWRSLFDPSPGLYSLRLRRPGYGEFELVYNATNTYWSSGKWTGEAFSNVPEMTSPYIYHFRFEYPFTPTASFGFTLKPLDTESAPPLTRFKMDYTGQLQQSTWSPQTESWNRFWSQPENVCRVYGLCGSFGVCDSTGPRLCECLPLPEFQPVNDVAWESEDYSGGCRRVSTCDGNGRFEKVGAVYFDGAVTRQFSMGDRKGCERACLDDCACFGLYYNERSRLCSNLNGSLLNLRNLSGSVGGGEEDMLYLRVARGGGGGGRKRLSLVALVVGSVGSVLVLGIIGPMVLVFLVRKRKKRKNGVDEDGGFPVLNLKVFSYKELHLATRGFSEKIGHGGFGTVFQGELRGSSTRVAVKRLERPGGGEKEFRAEVCTIGNIQHLNLVRLRGFCSENSHRLLVYDYMPNGPLSAYLRRDGPNLNWDVRIRVAVATAKGIAYLHEECRDCIIHCDIKPENILLDGDFTAKVSDFGLAKLIGRDFSRVLATMRGTWGYVAPEWISGVEITTKADVYSYGMTLLELIGGRRNVEAPPSGREGGGAGGEKWFFPPWAAQRIVEGNVEAVVDSRLGGAYDIEEAKRVGLVAVWCIQDDEAMRPRMGMVVKMLQGVVEVTVPPVPKLLQALVSGESFCGIRADSGNGVSTGFYGDNVAVVSSGVGSESSLGAVSSPMNENMKA; encoded by the coding sequence ATGTCACCACCACCTAACATCCTGACTCTCGCGGccctctttctctccctcctcACGTTAATCTCAGCCGCCAGGTCAGCACTGAACGGCATCGTTCTCGTCAGAGGAAGCTCCACGATTCTAAGCGAAAACGGAACGTTCCGCCTGGGCTTCTTCAGCACCAACAACGAGCCCAACTGGTACTTGGGCATCTGGTTCACTGCGGTCCCAACCAAGACCTTCGTCTGGGTCGCCAATCGCGAAAATCCAACCAGAAATCTCGGAACGTCGTCGTTCGAGCTCACCGGGTCGGGTCGGTTGGCGGTGAAGGAATCCGAGAACCTAACGGTCTGGCAGAGCACGAACGGCGAGTTCTCGACGGACGCGAGGTTTCTGGACAATGGGAATCTGGTTCTGTTCACCCGAGATGGCACGGTCGCCTGGCAAAGCTTCGATCACCCAACGGACACGTGGCTGCCGGGCATGAACCTCACGAGGGACCTGTTCCTGACCTCCTGGCGGAGCTTATTCGACCCATCACCGGGCTTGTATTCTCTGCGGCTGAGACGACCAGGCTACGGTGAGTTCGAGCTCGTCTATAACGCCACGAACACTTACTGGAGCTCCGGGAAGTGGACCGGCGAGGCATTCTCTAACGTACCGGAGATGACCTCACCCTACATTTATCACTTCCGGTTCGAGTACCCGTTCACCCCGACGGCTTCGTTTGGGTTCACCTTGAAGCCGTTGGACACCGAGTCGGCCCCGCCGCTGACCCGGTTCAAGATGGACTACACGGGCCAATTGCAGCAGTCCACCTGGTCGCCGCAGACCGAGAGCTGGAACAGGTTCTGGTCGCAGCCGGAGAACGTGTGCCGCGTGTACGGCCTGTGCGGGAGCTTCGGCGTCTGCGATAGCACGGGACCGAGGCTCTGCGAGTGCCTCCCTCTCCCAGAGTTCCAGCCCGTGAACGACGTCGCATGGGAGTCCGAGGACTACTCCGGCGGGTGTCGCCGCGTGAGTACGTGCGATGGGAATGGGAGGTTTGAGAAGGTCGGTGCGGTTTATTTCGACGGGGCCGTGACGCGGCAGTTTTCGATGGGTGATCGGAAGGGCTGCGAGAGGGCGTGTTTGGACGACTGCGCTTGCTTTGGGTTGTACTACAACGAGAGGAGTAGGCTGTGCAGTAATTTGAACGGATCGCTTTTGAATCTCCGGAATTTGAGTGGTAGTGTAGGTGGTGGAGAAGAAGACATGTTGTACCTGAGAGTGgcaagaggaggaggaggaggagggaggaAAAGATTGAGCCTTGTGGCTTTGGTTGTTGGCAGTGTTGGGTCGGTTTTGGTCTTGGGAATTATAGGCCCAATGGTGTTGGTTTTCCTTgtgaggaaaagaaagaagaggaagaatggGGTAGATGAAGATGGTGGTTTTCCGGTCTTGAATCTCAAGGTTTTTTCTTACAAAGAGCTCCATTTAGCGACTCGGGGTTTCTCGGAGAAGATTGGGCACGGGGGGTTTGGGACGGTGTTTCAGGGAGAGTTGCGGGGTTCCTCCACTCGCGTCGCCGTGAAACGCCTGGAGAGGCCAGGCGGTGGAGAGAAAGAGTTCCGGGCGGAGGTGTGCACCATTGGGAACATTCAGCATCTCAATCTCGTCAGACTGAGAGGCTTCTGCTCCGAAAACTCTCATAGACTCCTGGTTTACGATTACATGCCTAATGGTCCCTTGAGTGCGTATCTCCGCCGAGACGGGCCTAATTTGAACTGGGATGTCAGGATTCGGGTGGCAGTTGCCACCGCCAAAGGCATTGCGTATTTACACGAAGAATGCAGAGATTGTATCATACACTGCGATATTAAGCCCGAAAATATATTGCTTGATGGTGATTTTACGGCCAAGGTGTCCGATTTCGGACTGGCTAAGCTGATTGGCAGAGACTTTAGCCGGGTATTAGCCACGATGAGGGGTACATGGGGCTATGTTGCTCCGGAGTGGATCTCTGGGGTggaaattaccaccaaagctgaTGTTTATAGCTACGGAATGACGTTGTTGGAATTGATTGGGGGCCGTAGGAACGTGGAGGCGCCTCCGTCGGGCAGAGAGGGTGGTGGAGCAGGGGGGGAGAAGTGGTTCTTTCCTCCATGGGCGGCCCAGCGTATTGTCGAGGGCAATGTCGAGGCAGTAGTTGATAGTAGGCTTGGCGGTGCTTACGATATTGAGGAGGCTAAGCGTGTCGGGTTGGTGGCAGTGTGGTGCATACAGGATGATGAGGCAATGAGGCCAAGGATGGGGATGGTGGTGAAAATGTTGCAGGGTGTGGTGGAAGTGACCGTTCCTCCGGTGCCCAAATTATTACAAGCACTGGTTTCCGGGGAGTCTTTTTGCGGCATTAGGGCCGATTCCGGCAATGGGGTGTCCACCGGCTTTTATGGTGACAATGTGGCAGTTGTGTCCAGTGGTGTTGGTTCAGAATCATCTCTTGGAGCTGTCTCTTCCCCAATGAATGAGAATATGAAGGCCTAG
- the LOC132188609 gene encoding probable E3 ubiquitin-protein ligase RHB1A codes for MGGCCCSSRKAHLHGTPVYYYCPPALGEHEPLASHNGAASAFTAEFLFDWGLDVSTPDTFRPPPTPLPYDLVLGCTQSTDSESARETINGSSFGTLTTCEDLEESDCKAQANSLSVSPRKLEIPNLNEHNVSAAEEEDVCPICLEEYDAENPSLITRCEHHFHLSCILEWMERSDACPICDQEMTFDITRT; via the exons ATGGGAGGTTGCTGCTGTTCTTCCAGAAAAGCTCATCTGCACGGAACACCTGTCTATTACTAT TGTCCACCAGCTTTGGGAGAGCACGAGCCCCTGGCATCTCACAATGGCGCAGCCTCTGCCTTCACAGCAGAATTCCTATTTGATTGGGGTCTGGATGTGTCGACCCCTGACACTTTCAGACCCCCTCCTACACCTTTGCCTTATGATTTGGTCTTGGGATGTACACAATCAACAGACTCCGAGTCTGCCAGAGAAACAATTAATGGCAGTAGCTTTGGAACTTTGACTACATGTGAAGATCTTGAGGAATCAGATTGCAAAGCTCAAGCCAATTCTTTGAGTGTCTCACCAAGGAAGTTAGaaattccaaatttaaatgAACATAATGTATCGGCTGCAGAAGAAGAGGATGTTTGTCCAATTTGCCTCGAAG AGTATGATGCTGAGAATCCAAGTCTTATCACGAGATGCGAACACCACTTTCACCTCTCATGCATTCTTGAATGGATGGAAAGAAGTGACGCCTGCCCCATATGTGATCAG GAAATGACTTTCGATATTACGCGTACTTAG